One window of Bacteroides sp. AN502(2024) genomic DNA carries:
- the metG gene encoding methionine--tRNA ligase — MEKKFKRTTVTSALPYANGPVHIGHLAGVYVPADIYVRYLRLKKEDVLFIGGSDEHGVPITIRAKKEGITPQDVVDRYHSLIKKSFEEFGISFDVYSRTTSPTHHQLASDFFKTLYDKGEFIEKTSEQYYDEEAKTFLADRYITGECPHCHAEGAYGDQCEKCGTSLSPTELINPKSAISGSKPVMKETKHWYLPLDKHEAWLRKWILEDHKEWRSNVYGQCKSWLDMGLQPRAVSRDLDWGIPVPVERAEGKVLYVWFDAPIGYISNTKELLPDSWETWWKDPETRLIHFIGKDNIVFHCIVFPAMLKAEGSYILPDNVPSNEFLNLEGDKISTSRNWAVWLHEYLADFPGKQDVLRYVLTANAPETKDNDFTWKDFQARNNNELVAIYGNFVNRAMVLTQKYFDGCVPAQGSLTDYDKETLKEFADVKAEVEKLLDVFKFRDAQKEAMNLARIGNKYLTDTEPWKLAKTDMERVGTILNISLQLVANLAIAFEPFLPFSSERLRKMLNMDTFEWSELGRDDLLPVGHQLNKPELLFEKIEDATIEAQVQKLLDTKKANEEANYKANPIRPNIEFDDFTKLDIRVGTILECQKVPKADKLLQFKIDDGLETRTIVSGIAKHYQPEELVGKQVCFIANLAPRKLKGIVSEGMILSAENNDGSLAVIMPGREVKPGSEVK; from the coding sequence ATGGAAAAGAAATTCAAAAGAACCACCGTTACATCGGCACTGCCGTATGCGAACGGACCTGTCCATATCGGTCACCTGGCTGGTGTATACGTACCAGCAGATATTTATGTACGTTATCTGCGTCTGAAAAAAGAAGATGTATTATTTATCGGAGGTTCGGACGAACACGGAGTACCTATCACGATCCGTGCCAAGAAAGAAGGAATTACTCCACAGGATGTAGTCGACCGTTATCATTCACTGATAAAAAAATCATTCGAAGAATTCGGTATCTCATTCGACGTATATAGCCGCACCACTTCACCGACGCATCACCAACTGGCTTCGGATTTCTTCAAGACATTGTACGACAAAGGCGAATTCATCGAAAAAACGTCAGAACAATATTACGACGAGGAGGCAAAAACATTCCTTGCCGACCGTTATATCACCGGAGAATGTCCCCATTGCCATGCGGAAGGTGCTTACGGCGACCAATGCGAAAAGTGCGGGACCTCACTTTCTCCTACGGAACTTATCAATCCGAAAAGCGCCATCAGCGGCAGCAAACCGGTGATGAAAGAGACCAAACACTGGTATCTTCCTCTCGACAAACACGAAGCATGGCTACGCAAATGGATTCTGGAGGATCACAAAGAGTGGCGTTCCAACGTATACGGCCAATGCAAAAGCTGGCTCGACATGGGGTTGCAGCCACGTGCCGTGAGCCGTGACCTCGACTGGGGAATCCCTGTTCCCGTAGAAAGAGCGGAAGGGAAAGTGCTTTATGTATGGTTTGACGCACCTATCGGATACATCTCCAACACCAAAGAACTGCTCCCCGACAGCTGGGAAACCTGGTGGAAAGATCCCGAAACCCGCCTAATCCATTTCATTGGAAAAGACAACATCGTGTTCCATTGCATCGTATTCCCTGCCATGTTGAAAGCAGAAGGCAGCTATATCCTGCCGGACAACGTGCCGAGTAACGAATTCCTCAACCTCGAAGGGGACAAAATCTCCACTTCCCGCAACTGGGCTGTATGGTTGCACGAATATCTAGCCGACTTTCCCGGCAAACAGGATGTACTCCGCTATGTACTGACCGCCAACGCACCGGAAACGAAAGACAACGATTTCACCTGGAAAGACTTCCAAGCACGCAATAATAACGAACTGGTTGCCATATACGGTAATTTCGTGAACCGTGCAATGGTATTGACCCAAAAATACTTCGACGGGTGCGTGCCCGCACAGGGCAGTCTGACCGACTACGACAAGGAAACACTGAAAGAATTTGCAGACGTAAAAGCAGAAGTGGAAAAACTGCTCGATGTATTCAAATTCCGCGATGCACAAAAAGAAGCCATGAACCTGGCACGTATCGGCAACAAATACCTGACCGACACTGAACCATGGAAACTGGCAAAAACAGATATGGAGCGGGTAGGTACTATCCTCAACATCTCCCTGCAACTGGTTGCCAACCTTGCCATTGCCTTCGAACCATTCTTGCCGTTCAGCTCGGAAAGACTCCGCAAAATGCTAAACATGGATACTTTCGAATGGTCTGAACTGGGACGTGACGACCTTCTCCCTGTAGGGCATCAGTTGAACAAACCGGAATTGTTGTTCGAAAAGATTGAAGACGCTACTATCGAGGCACAGGTACAAAAATTGCTCGATACAAAGAAGGCAAATGAAGAAGCCAATTACAAGGCTAATCCGATCCGTCCGAACATCGAATTCGATGACTTCACGAAACTGGATATCCGTGTAGGTACCATTCTCGAATGCCAGAAAGTTCCGAAAGCGGATAAATTGCTGCAATTCAAGATCGATGACGGATTGGAGACACGTACCATCGTATCGGGTATTGCCAAGCATTACCAACCGGAAGAACTGGTAGGAAAACAAGTTTGCTTCATCGCCAACCTTGCTCCGCGCAAACTGAAAGGCATTGTCAGTGAAGGCATGATTCTAAGTGCCGAAAACAATGACGGTAGTCTGGCAGTTATCATGCCGGGACGTGAAGTGAAACCGGGCAGTGAAGTAAAATAA
- a CDS encoding glycosyltransferase family 4 protein, whose protein sequence is MKIYYYHTRPIQEALNEWENHLHPGHILYGLTHFGKYGITPIIHRYRRFSSRLRFSLYNFFEIMRCKEPYDLLYGTSFYGLELIIFFHALGFYRKPIAIWHHQAVVRNSGKLKNLISRFYYKGIDQMFFFSQALIDDSLKSGKVTANQLHLIHWGADLAFYDYLKQHLPDTGKKEEKEKFFISTGKENRDFNTLLKAFSETGLPIDIFTTPDREYEHLLKQYTSYANIRTHLTSGIIPHKLAVEVCRSKVVVICCLNYPYTVGLTTLVEAFALGLPVICSRNPKFEMDIEKEGAGIYVDYNDIEDWKQAINYLYTHPEEAEQMGANGRKLAEQKFNLEHYSRELSEILIATVKTYRK, encoded by the coding sequence ATGAAAATCTATTATTACCACACACGCCCCATACAGGAAGCACTGAACGAATGGGAGAACCATCTGCATCCCGGACATATCCTATACGGACTCACCCACTTCGGCAAGTATGGCATCACGCCAATAATTCATCGCTATCGCCGTTTCTCCTCCCGACTACGCTTCTCGCTCTACAATTTCTTTGAGATTATGCGTTGCAAAGAGCCATACGATCTGCTATACGGCACCTCTTTCTACGGACTGGAACTTATCATATTTTTCCATGCGTTGGGATTCTATCGCAAACCTATCGCCATCTGGCATCATCAGGCAGTTGTCCGCAATTCCGGTAAACTGAAGAACCTGATTTCACGCTTCTATTACAAGGGCATCGACCAAATGTTCTTTTTCAGTCAAGCACTGATAGATGACTCTCTGAAATCGGGTAAAGTCACCGCCAATCAACTGCACCTGATACATTGGGGAGCCGATCTCGCTTTCTACGACTATCTGAAGCAGCACCTCCCCGACACCGGCAAAAAAGAAGAGAAAGAAAAATTCTTTATCTCCACCGGGAAAGAAAACCGTGACTTCAACACTCTGCTGAAAGCATTCTCCGAAACGGGACTTCCCATCGACATTTTCACCACACCGGATAGAGAATACGAGCATCTGCTGAAACAATACACATCGTATGCCAACATACGGACACATCTCACCAGCGGCATCATCCCGCACAAGCTGGCTGTGGAAGTATGCCGTTCGAAAGTAGTGGTTATCTGCTGTCTCAATTATCCCTACACCGTCGGACTGACCACTTTAGTGGAAGCTTTCGCATTAGGGCTTCCGGTCATCTGTAGCCGTAACCCGAAATTCGAGATGGATATTGAGAAGGAGGGTGCCGGCATCTATGTAGACTATAACGATATCGAAGATTGGAAGCAAGCCATTAACTACCTCTACACCCACCCGGAAGAGGCGGAACAAATGGGAGCCAACGGACGAAAACTGGCTGAACAGAAATTTAATCTGGAGCATTACAGCCGTGAATTATCAGAAATACTAATAGCCACAGTAAAAACTTACCGCAAATAA
- a CDS encoding glycosyltransferase family 2 protein, protein MTTFAPILLFVYNRPEHVRQCILSLQKNKLAAESQLFIYSDAAKTPESQDGVKQTRRFIRSIDSGFASVNIIEREQNWGLARSIIDGVTTQVNRFGKVIVMEDDLIAAPYFLQFMNDALETYKDEPRIGHIQGCDFTQDTSLPDSFLIKWTGSWGWATWDRAWKLFNPDGKELLRQLEERNLTYRFDFNGTYGYTRMLRRQIAGKNNSWAIRWNASLFLADVLSLNAGHSLIRNNGFDGSGTNCGGGGLYESDLWMKPLPVKKLSPIEENEKARDAFVRYYHRTNCLMAKAIRRIRRTLKGDFGA, encoded by the coding sequence ATGACAACTTTCGCACCCATTCTCTTATTTGTATACAACCGGCCGGAACATGTCCGCCAATGCATCCTATCTTTACAAAAGAACAAGTTGGCAGCCGAAAGCCAACTCTTTATCTACTCCGATGCAGCCAAAACTCCCGAAAGTCAGGACGGCGTAAAACAGACCCGCCGGTTCATCCGAAGCATTGACAGCGGATTTGCTTCCGTCAACATCATCGAACGGGAGCAGAACTGGGGACTGGCACGAAGCATTATTGATGGAGTGACCACGCAAGTAAACCGCTTCGGAAAAGTCATCGTGATGGAAGACGACCTCATCGCCGCCCCTTACTTTTTGCAATTCATGAATGACGCGCTTGAGACCTATAAAGATGAACCTCGTATCGGGCATATCCAAGGTTGCGATTTCACGCAGGACACCTCTTTGCCCGACAGCTTCCTCATCAAATGGACAGGCAGCTGGGGCTGGGCGACATGGGACAGGGCTTGGAAACTATTCAATCCGGACGGAAAAGAACTACTCCGCCAACTGGAAGAACGCAACCTCACATACCGGTTCGACTTTAACGGCACTTACGGTTACACACGGATGCTGCGCCGACAAATAGCGGGTAAAAACAATTCATGGGCTATCCGTTGGAATGCCAGCCTGTTTTTAGCGGATGTACTCTCACTGAACGCCGGTCATTCACTCATCCGAAACAACGGGTTCGATGGAAGCGGAACCAACTGCGGCGGAGGCGGTCTATACGAATCGGACCTGTGGATGAAGCCACTTCCGGTAAAAAAGTTGTCTCCAATAGAAGAAAACGAGAAAGCCAGAGACGCTTTCGTGCGTTACTACCATCGCACGAATTGTTTGATGGCAAAAGCCATCCGAAGAATAAGACGTACACTGAAAGGAGATTTCGGAGCATGA
- a CDS encoding DapH/DapD/GlmU-related protein: MANILYRIPVIRTILREWEFSRFRKLWRKQNRHNHTIPMNIFPAERVQIGKETYGELHIISHLPEIESLRIGAYVSIAPNVHFILSGNHQTETLFCYPIRSLLTGKHCREDSMSKGAIIVEDEAWIGYGALILSGVIIGKGSVVAAGAVVTHDVPPYAIVGGNPAKIIRYRLPEEVVNIVKDRHLKDIPLETLKQNLGLLYTPVRTSTEARNLIESIKNEKE, translated from the coding sequence ATGGCTAATATTCTATACCGCATTCCAGTAATACGCACTATCTTGCGGGAATGGGAGTTCTCCCGTTTCCGGAAACTGTGGCGGAAACAAAACCGCCATAACCATACGATCCCCATGAATATATTTCCTGCGGAACGCGTACAGATCGGGAAAGAGACCTACGGCGAACTGCACATCATAAGCCATCTGCCCGAAATAGAATCACTGCGGATCGGTGCTTACGTATCCATCGCACCGAATGTTCACTTTATCTTGAGTGGCAATCATCAGACTGAAACTCTTTTCTGCTATCCGATTCGCTCGCTGCTGACGGGTAAGCATTGCCGGGAAGACAGTATGAGCAAGGGAGCGATTATTGTGGAAGACGAAGCCTGGATAGGCTATGGCGCGCTGATTCTTTCGGGAGTGATCATAGGAAAGGGAAGCGTCGTTGCCGCCGGAGCGGTGGTCACGCATGATGTTCCTCCTTATGCCATCGTAGGCGGGAATCCCGCCAAAATCATCCGCTACCGTCTACCTGAAGAAGTGGTGAACATCGTGAAAGACAGGCATCTGAAAGATATTCCCCTAGAGACATTGAAACAAAACTTGGGCTTGCTGTATACTCCGGTACGCACGTCCACTGAAGCCCGCAACCTAATAGAATCGATAAAAAATGAAAAAGAGTAA
- a CDS encoding glycosyltransferase family 4 protein yields MRVLIINTSERIGGAAIAASRLLESLKNNGIKAKMLVRDKQTDQISVVRLKSNWLQVWKFMWERIVIWSANRFRRYHLFDVDIANTGTDITSLPEFRQADVIHLHWINQGMLSLKDIRKILTSGKPVVWTMHDMWPCTGICHYTRGCNNYQQECHDCPYIYKSGGRKDLSYRTFRKKQKLYSYAPIYFVTCSHWLKEQARTSALFEGKSVTNIPNAINTNLFKPMNKKEARAKFMLPEGKKLILFGSLKITDKRKGVDYLIEACKLLAEKHPEWKDSLGVVVFGNQSQQLQEQLPFHVYPLPYIKNEHEVVNIYNAVDLFAIPSLEENLPNMIMEAMACGVPCVGFNVGGIPEMIDHLHNGYVAQYKSSEDFANGIHWILTEPGYDELSAQACRKVLGNYSESIVAKKYTDVYNKITGKYA; encoded by the coding sequence ATGAGAGTCCTGATCATAAATACATCTGAACGAATAGGAGGAGCAGCCATCGCAGCAAGCCGATTGTTGGAATCACTGAAGAACAACGGCATCAAAGCCAAAATGCTGGTACGCGACAAACAGACCGACCAAATCAGTGTGGTCCGCCTAAAGAGTAACTGGCTGCAAGTGTGGAAATTTATGTGGGAACGGATTGTGATCTGGAGTGCCAATCGTTTCCGGCGTTATCATTTGTTCGATGTAGACATAGCCAACACAGGTACAGACATCACCTCACTCCCGGAATTCCGTCAGGCCGACGTGATCCACCTCCACTGGATCAACCAAGGAATGCTATCGCTGAAAGATATACGGAAAATACTCACTTCCGGCAAACCCGTAGTCTGGACCATGCACGATATGTGGCCATGCACCGGCATCTGCCATTACACACGGGGATGTAACAATTATCAGCAGGAATGTCATGACTGTCCGTACATCTACAAAAGCGGGGGACGAAAGGATTTATCCTATCGCACATTCCGCAAAAAACAGAAGTTATACAGCTACGCTCCCATCTATTTCGTCACATGCAGCCATTGGCTGAAGGAACAAGCCCGGACAAGCGCATTGTTTGAAGGGAAAAGCGTCACCAATATACCGAACGCCATCAACACCAACTTGTTCAAACCTATGAACAAGAAGGAAGCGCGTGCCAAATTCATGTTGCCGGAAGGTAAGAAACTGATTTTGTTCGGCTCGTTAAAAATCACCGACAAGCGCAAAGGGGTCGACTATCTCATTGAGGCATGCAAACTGTTGGCAGAAAAACATCCGGAATGGAAAGACTCACTGGGCGTAGTCGTATTCGGCAACCAGTCACAGCAATTACAGGAACAACTTCCTTTCCATGTCTACCCGCTCCCTTACATCAAAAATGAGCATGAGGTGGTAAATATCTACAATGCCGTAGACCTCTTCGCCATCCCGTCTCTGGAAGAGAATCTTCCCAATATGATTATGGAAGCAATGGCCTGCGGAGTGCCTTGTGTCGGTTTTAATGTGGGAGGTATCCCCGAAATGATCGACCACCTGCACAACGGCTACGTGGCACAATACAAATCTTCGGAAGATTTTGCCAACGGCATACATTGGATATTGACGGAACCGGGATACGATGAACTCTCCGCACAGGCCTGCCGCAAAGTGCTAGGTAATTATTCGGAGAGTATCGTTGCAAAAAAATACACAGATGTCTACAATAAAATAACGGGGAAATATGCATAG
- a CDS encoding lipopolysaccharide biosynthesis protein, with translation MSEDQSLKEKTAKGLFWGGFSNGIQQLLNLTFGIFLARLLSREDYGMIGMLSIFSLIAGSLQESGFTAALANRKNVQHKDYNAVFWFSSTMGFTLYVLLFFCAPYIAKFYDNPALTPLARYSFIGFFISSLGTAQSAYIFRNLMVKQRAISTMISLTISGIVGVTMVYCGMAYWGFATQNIVYASSITCCYWYFSPWRPTIHINLKPLKGMIAFSSRLLVTNIFSHINNNILSVILGKFYSEREVGDFNQANKWNSMGYSVITGMVNGIAQPILASVTDDRQRQKRIFRKMLRFTSFVTFPAMFGLSLITPELITIAVTSKWAASAEIMRILCIGSAFTAISSLYSNLIISKGKSDIYMWSTIALGSVQVAMMLYCSSYGISALVRYYICINISWLVIWQFFVWREIHLTVFQALKDISPFAIIAGGTMIATHYCTRDISNIYVLLIAKIAIAAAIYTAVMWMSGSVTFKESVHYLLKKR, from the coding sequence ATGAGCGAGGATCAGTCACTAAAAGAAAAAACAGCCAAGGGATTATTTTGGGGAGGATTCAGCAACGGCATACAGCAGTTGCTGAATCTGACTTTCGGCATATTCCTCGCACGGCTATTATCCCGTGAAGACTACGGCATGATAGGTATGCTGAGCATCTTCTCACTGATAGCCGGCAGTCTCCAGGAAAGTGGTTTTACAGCCGCCCTTGCCAATAGAAAAAACGTACAGCACAAAGACTACAATGCCGTATTCTGGTTTAGTTCTACCATGGGCTTCACACTCTACGTCCTGCTCTTTTTCTGTGCCCCTTACATTGCCAAGTTCTATGACAACCCTGCCTTAACACCGCTGGCACGTTATTCATTTATCGGATTCTTCATCTCAAGTCTGGGAACTGCCCAAAGCGCATACATATTCCGCAACCTGATGGTGAAACAGCGGGCTATCTCCACCATGATCAGCCTCACCATTTCGGGAATTGTCGGAGTGACCATGGTGTATTGCGGAATGGCATATTGGGGATTTGCAACGCAAAACATCGTCTACGCTTCTTCCATCACTTGTTGTTACTGGTATTTTTCCCCATGGCGCCCGACAATACACATCAACCTGAAACCGCTGAAAGGAATGATTGCTTTCAGCAGCCGACTGTTGGTTACAAACATATTCAGCCACATCAACAACAATATCCTGTCGGTAATTCTGGGGAAGTTCTACTCGGAACGAGAAGTAGGCGACTTCAATCAGGCCAACAAATGGAACTCCATGGGGTACTCCGTAATAACCGGAATGGTCAATGGAATAGCCCAGCCCATACTTGCCAGCGTTACGGACGACCGTCAACGTCAGAAACGCATCTTCCGCAAGATGCTCCGTTTCACGTCATTCGTCACCTTCCCTGCCATGTTCGGATTATCGCTGATTACCCCGGAGCTAATCACCATAGCCGTTACCTCCAAATGGGCGGCAAGTGCGGAAATCATGAGAATCTTATGTATAGGAAGCGCCTTCACAGCCATCAGCAGTCTTTACTCGAACCTGATTATCAGCAAAGGTAAATCGGACATCTATATGTGGAGCACCATCGCACTGGGAAGCGTGCAAGTGGCCATGATGCTCTATTGCAGCAGTTACGGCATCTCTGCACTGGTCAGATACTACATCTGTATCAACATCAGTTGGCTGGTCATCTGGCAGTTCTTCGTGTGGCGAGAAATACACCTAACTGTTTTTCAGGCATTAAAGGACATCTCACCTTTTGCAATCATCGCGGGCGGAACAATGATAGCTACGCATTATTGCACCCGGGACATCTCCAACATCTATGTCCTGTTGATTGCGAAAATCGCCATTGCCGCGGCAATATATACCGCAGTCATGTGGATGAGCGGTTCGGTGACATTCAAAGAAAGCGTCCACTATTTGTTGAAAAAAAGATAG
- a CDS encoding glycosyltransferase family 8 protein — METIPIFFTFDRNYVLAACVALHSLLSKASPEYQYKLYIVHTDLQSRHIRRITKTVTHFRNATVLFKDASRYNTAWDKLRNKSHFSKEIFYKLTAAEMFPEYDRILFSDVDVIFTADISSSFFLYPDEKFYYAGTRPIQENTNLPRYKKEFTPQEVQLIADYEISAGYMLINLKKIREDKKQAELTESFHRNLNRLILPEQDCIALCCAPYLRFMPYKYVVCNFQYHQDDRTLKFNPNNQALQDRQAAVNAYHEMLEQAVQLHYPGKNKPWNSPFVYKYKEWLSCCCQSGQLGYYLRMQPAYLIQRLKRYSLSRFIKKLKNKYHG; from the coding sequence ATGGAAACAATACCCATATTCTTCACCTTCGACCGCAACTACGTGCTCGCCGCCTGTGTCGCCCTCCACTCCCTATTGAGTAAAGCGTCACCGGAATATCAGTATAAGCTCTACATCGTACACACCGACTTGCAGTCCAGACATATCAGGCGGATCACAAAAACCGTCACTCACTTCCGCAATGCCACCGTCTTGTTCAAAGACGCCTCCCGCTACAACACCGCTTGGGACAAGCTTCGCAACAAGTCGCATTTCTCCAAAGAAATATTCTACAAGCTGACCGCTGCGGAAATGTTTCCCGAATACGACCGCATCCTGTTCTCGGATGTAGATGTCATCTTTACCGCCGACATCTCTTCCTCTTTCTTCCTCTATCCCGACGAGAAATTCTATTACGCCGGAACGCGCCCCATTCAGGAAAACACCAATCTGCCCCGCTATAAGAAAGAATTTACCCCACAGGAAGTGCAACTGATTGCCGACTATGAAATATCGGCAGGCTATATGCTCATCAATCTGAAAAAGATCAGAGAGGACAAGAAGCAAGCAGAGCTAACCGAGTCTTTCCACCGGAACCTGAACAGGCTGATTCTGCCCGAACAGGACTGCATCGCTTTATGCTGCGCGCCCTATCTCCGGTTTATGCCTTACAAATATGTCGTCTGCAACTTCCAATACCATCAAGACGACCGGACGCTGAAGTTCAATCCCAACAACCAAGCGTTGCAGGACAGGCAGGCAGCCGTCAACGCCTATCACGAAATGCTGGAGCAAGCAGTGCAGCTACACTACCCGGGAAAGAACAAACCATGGAACTCCCCTTTTGTATACAAATATAAAGAGTGGCTGTCGTGTTGCTGCCAATCCGGACAATTGGGCTACTATTTGCGCATGCAGCCTGCATACCTGATACAACGACTGAAAAGGTACAGTCTGTCACGGTTTATCAAAAAACTAAAGAATAAATATCATGGCTAA
- a CDS encoding glycoside hydrolase family 99-like domain-containing protein gives MKKSKGQVRVIAFYLPQYHPTAENDQWWGKGFTEWTNVGKAKPLFHGHYQPRVPADLGYYDLRVPETRIEQAEMAEKYGVEGFCYWHYWFGNGHRLLQRPFQEVLASGKPDFPFCLSWANHSWEDKQFSKEGSHRILMEQLYPGEADETAHFNALLPAFKDHRYIRVNDKPLFMVYNPFELPDARRFILLWQKLANENGLQGIHFIGQTNDAKEVQTLKDMGFDAVNIVRLFDFFKLDYSLPEKIHMKIMRVIFKRGRIVDYARAAKYFSGVEDRNEDCYPTIIPNWDHSPRSGRKGHILIHSTPEKFKKHVLQTFANVMDKPEDKRIVFLKSWNEWAEGNYMEPDLKFGLSYLKALKEAMNEIRQK, from the coding sequence ATGAAAAAGAGTAAAGGACAAGTACGCGTCATCGCATTTTACCTTCCACAATATCACCCCACTGCCGAGAATGATCAATGGTGGGGCAAGGGATTCACCGAATGGACGAATGTAGGCAAAGCCAAACCATTGTTTCACGGGCACTACCAACCCCGTGTCCCTGCCGACTTGGGGTATTATGACCTGCGAGTACCCGAAACACGTATCGAACAAGCTGAGATGGCAGAGAAATACGGAGTGGAGGGCTTCTGCTACTGGCATTATTGGTTTGGCAACGGACACCGACTCCTGCAACGCCCCTTCCAAGAAGTGCTGGCATCGGGCAAACCCGATTTCCCGTTCTGCCTTTCTTGGGCTAATCACAGCTGGGAGGATAAACAATTCAGCAAGGAAGGTTCTCACCGGATACTCATGGAACAGCTATATCCGGGCGAAGCGGACGAAACCGCCCACTTCAACGCATTGCTTCCCGCCTTTAAAGACCACCGCTACATCCGTGTGAACGACAAACCTCTGTTCATGGTGTACAATCCTTTCGAATTGCCGGACGCCAGACGCTTCATCCTGCTATGGCAGAAGCTGGCCAACGAAAACGGCCTGCAAGGTATCCATTTCATCGGACAGACCAACGATGCCAAGGAGGTACAGACCTTAAAGGATATGGGCTTCGATGCCGTAAACATTGTCAGGCTGTTCGACTTCTTCAAGCTCGACTACTCACTGCCGGAGAAAATCCACATGAAAATCATGCGTGTCATTTTCAAAAGAGGACGCATCGTCGACTATGCACGGGCTGCCAAATACTTTTCCGGCGTTGAAGATCGGAATGAGGACTGCTACCCGACCATCATCCCAAACTGGGATCACTCTCCACGTTCCGGCAGGAAAGGGCATATCCTCATCCATTCCACACCGGAGAAATTCAAGAAGCACGTGCTTCAAACCTTCGCCAACGTGATGGACAAACCCGAAGACAAACGTATTGTATTCCTTAAATCATGGAACGAATGGGCGGAAGGCAACTACATGGAACCGGATTTGAAATTCGGTCTGTCCTATCTCAAGGCACTGAAAGAAGCAATGAATGAAATCAGACAAAAATAA
- a CDS encoding IS3 family transposase — MKTLCGLFGMSSQAYYKKKKNLLSRHQIRTAILDAVFFYRSKAPGIGGLKLYHELRSLYGSEITGGRDAFLHLLRSERLMLPPKKPRHTTDSHHLYKKYPNLIKGVTAQYPNHIWVCDITYIWIEGGVCYLHLVTDMYSHAVLGWVLSPSLHAEYTLQALEQAINEAGGGNLCGTIHHSDRGVQYACDAYIDTLVTHHIRVSMTEDYNPTDNAVAERMNGILKTEWIYGMSLFRDKEMAREQITRMIDFYNNGRPHMSIGMKKPMDVYHGEVPGKSLWKNKVPYDK, encoded by the coding sequence GTGAAAACCCTTTGCGGACTGTTTGGCATGTCTTCCCAGGCCTATTACAAAAAGAAAAAAAATCTTTTGTCGCGTCATCAGATCAGAACAGCCATCTTGGATGCCGTCTTCTTCTACCGCTCAAAGGCTCCGGGCATCGGTGGTTTGAAATTATACCATGAGCTCCGCTCCCTTTATGGAAGCGAGATAACCGGAGGGCGGGATGCCTTCCTTCATCTGCTGCGTTCGGAACGCCTTATGCTGCCCCCGAAGAAACCCAGGCATACGACGGACTCCCACCATCTTTACAAGAAGTATCCGAATCTGATCAAGGGGGTAACGGCACAATACCCGAACCATATCTGGGTATGTGACATCACTTACATCTGGATTGAAGGTGGCGTATGCTACCTCCATCTTGTAACGGACATGTACTCACATGCCGTTTTAGGATGGGTGCTCTCTCCCAGTTTGCATGCCGAATATACGCTACAGGCACTGGAACAGGCCATCAATGAGGCCGGAGGTGGCAATCTTTGCGGCACAATCCACCATTCCGACCGGGGGGTACAGTATGCCTGCGATGCCTATATCGACACACTGGTCACTCATCATATACGTGTGAGCATGACTGAAGATTACAACCCGACGGACAATGCGGTAGCAGAAAGGATGAATGGCATCCTGAAAACGGAATGGATATACGGCATGTCGCTGTTCAGGGATAAAGAGATGGCACGGGAGCAGATTACGCGAATGATTGACTTCTATAATAATGGACGACCGCATATGAGCATAGGTATGAAAAAACCCATGGACGTATATCATGGAGAGGTGCCGGGAAAATCATTGTGGAAAAATAAGGTTCCATATGATAAATAA